In Humulus lupulus chromosome 6, drHumLupu1.1, whole genome shotgun sequence, a single genomic region encodes these proteins:
- the LOC133782932 gene encoding reticulon-like protein B21 isoform X1, with protein sequence MDVVGDTKRTVGTRSSTGVVAGSVWESRMKLDEVRGGIKVFIAGDEGSENQANNNNNNNNNGSSTNSPSSGNKLRKGVGNGGGGSKRKMWKPEIFEGFERSPIQNGKGKSDEHQQQVKEVSGVSSSIASGSGDGTIKRSPIQGRRLRSEGNGGNKELVKSPIGMRKTRSESLKEARESAEGIEKNSATAAAPLRKAKSVSVSVPARPSGGSDESLKGIGLVKVKAGTNEVLGESMDGSVEEIEKNPIESGKSGSDEGCKEFGVCEEKVISSNVEVLESAPKCHDDQEEEEEEEEGEEEHYGDEGVEGEEVDEEIEVEKSLDIKEINKAEPEQESKSKPEPEPESKSKPEPEPEPKPEPEPEPKPKPNRIIYGEKVVNEVKKVNFERRDVKKFQQAYQKQPEPMLLNVKKQQPPVIKRATVHSSFASAKSSPAAASYDYHNYPESHSNLQSFVDLIMWKEIPRSVFIFGIGTFTIISSAYTKDLNISFISVISYLGLVYLAATFLFRAIVCRGVIDTDYTRYVLGEEEAIWLLKLVLPYLNECLLKLKALFSGDPSTTMKLAVFLFVLARCGSSITIWTMAKLGFFGVFTVPKVCSLYSAQISAYAKFWVRRFRDAWDSCSHKKAVTVAVFLLVWNLSSIVARIWAVFMLFVAFRYYQQTIVIDDWVEEERAEDEETWHDPIGGRRHWQVPPVPPTLVDNSKLKKRS encoded by the exons ATGGATGTGGTTGGTGATACTAAGAGGACAGTTGGGACTAGGAGTAGTACTGGTGTGGTTGCAGGGTCTGTTTGGGAGAGTAGAATGAAGCTCGACGAGGTTCGAGGTGGGATTAAGGTCTTTATTGCTGGCGATGAAGGTTCTGAAAATCAagccaataataataataataataataataatgggagTAGTACTAATAGTCCATCGTCTGGGAACAAGTTGAGGAAAGGTGTCGGCAATGGCGGTGGTGGTTCGAAGAGGAAGATGTGGAAACCGGAGATTTTTGAAGGTTTCGAGAGGAGCCCAATTCAGAATGGGAAAGGGAAAAGTGATGAGCATCAACAACAGGTTAAGGAGGTGAGTGGTGTTTCTTCTTCTATTGCTTCTGGCTCTGGGGATGGAACTATCAAGAGAAGTCCGATTCaggggaggaggctcagatctgAGGGGAATGGTGGTAATAAGGAATTGGTGAAGAGCCCAATTGGGATGAGGAAGACGAGGTCGGAATCGttgaaggaagcgagggaatccGCCGAGGGAATTGAGAAGAATTCGGCGACGGCCGCGGCTCCGTTGAGGAAGGCCAAATCGGTTTCGGTTTCGGTTCCGGCTCGGCCCAGTGGTGGTAGTGATGAGTCTTTGAAGGGAATTGGATTGGTGAAGGTGAAGGCTGGGACAAATGAGGTATTGGGTGAATCAATGGATGGGTCTGTTGAGGAAATTGAGAAAAACCCGATTGAGAGTGGGAAATCTGGATCTGATGAAGGCTGTAAGGAGTTTGGTGTGTGCGAAGAAAAAGTCATTTCTAGCAATGTGGAAGTACTGGAATCTGCTCCAAAATGTCATGATgatcaggaagaggaggaggaggaagaggaaggtGAGGAGGAGCATTATGGAGATGAAGGTGTTGAAGGAGAAGAGGTTGATGAGGAAATTGAGGTTGAGAAGAGTCTTGATATTAAGGAAATTAACAAGGCAGAGCCAGAACAAGAATCAAAATCAAAGCCAGAACCAGAACCAGAATCAAAATCAAAGCCAGAACCAGAACCAGAACCAAAGCCAGAACCAGAACCAGAACCAAAGCCAAAACCAAACAGGATTATCTATGGAGAAAAGGTTGTGAATGAAGTAAAGAAGGTCAATTTTGAGAGAAGAGACGTTAAGAAGTTTCAGCAAGCTTATCAAAAGCAACCAGAGCCCATGTTATTAAATGTGAAaaaacaacaacctcctgtaATAAAAAGGGCCACTGTTCATTCAAGTTTTGCGTCCGCTAAATCTTCTCCAG CTGCAGCTTCGTATGATTACCATAATTATCCAGAAAGCCATAGCAACTTACAGAGTTTTG TGGATTTGATAATGTGGAAAGAGATACCAAGATCAGTTTTCATCTTTGGAATTGGAACATTCACTATAATCTCATCTGCCTATACTAAGGATCTCAACATCAG CTTTATTTCTGTCATTTCATATCTGGGCCTTGTTTATCTTGCTGCCACTTTCCTCTTTAGAGCCATTGTCTGCAG GGGAGTTATAGACACAGATTATACAAGATATGTACTGGGTGAAGAAGAAGCAATTTGGTTGCTAAAACTGGTACTGCCTTACTTGAATGAGTGCTTGCTAAAGCTCAAGGCTTTGTTTTCTGGTGATCCTTCTACAACAATGAAG TTGGCAGTGTTTCTGTTTGTTTTGGCCAGGTGTGGCAGCTCCATAACCATTTGGACAATGGCGAAATTGG GATTTTTTGGAGTCTTCACAGTACCAAAAGTCTGTTCTCTGTATTCTGCTCAGATAAGTGCATACG CTAAATTTTGGGTTCGACGCTTCCGTGATGCTTGGGACTCTTGCTCTCACAAGAAAGCTGTGACTGTCGCGGTCTTTCTTCTCGTATGGAACCTATCGTCCATTGTCGCTCGCATTTGGGCAg TGTTCATGTTGTTTGTGGCCTTTCGATACTATCAGCAGACCATAGTGATAGATGATTGGGTAGAAGAGGAGAGAGCTGAAGATGAAGAAACGTGGCACGATCCCATTGGAGGAAGGAGACATTGGCAAGTACCACCGGTACCACCCACTTTAGTCGACAATAGTAAACTGAAGAAAAGATCCTAA
- the LOC133782932 gene encoding reticulon-like protein B21 isoform X2, with product MDVVGDTKRTVGTRSSTGVVAGSVWESRMKLDEVRGGIKVFIAGDEGSENQANNNNNNNNNGSSTNSPSSGNKLRKGVGNGGGGSKRKMWKPEIFEGFERSPIQNGKGKSDEHQQQVKEVSGVSSSIASGSGDGTIKRSPIQGRRLRSEGNGGNKELVKSPIGMRKTRSESLKEARESAEGIEKNSATAAAPLRKAKSVSVSVPARPSGGSDESLKGIGLVKVKAGTNEVLGESMDGSVEEIEKNPIESGKSGSDEGCKEFGVCEEKVISSNVEVLESAPKCHDDQEEEEEEEEGEEEHYGDEGVEGEEVDEEIEVEKSLDIKEINKAEPEQESKSKPEPEPESKSKPEPEPEPKPEPEPEPKPKPNRIIYGEKVVNEVKKVNFERRDVKKFQQAYQKQPEPMLLNVKKQQPPVIKRATVHSSFASAKSSPAAASYDYHNYPESHSNLQSFVDLIMWKEIPRSVFIFGIGTFTIISSAYTKDLNISFISVISYLGLVYLAATFLFRAIVCRGVIDTDYTRYVLGEEEAIWLLKLVLPYLNECLLKLKALFSGDPSTTMKLAVFLFVLARCGSSITIWTMAKLVLLFTFLILLNSHTHNSTTVPQKLLFLNK from the exons ATGGATGTGGTTGGTGATACTAAGAGGACAGTTGGGACTAGGAGTAGTACTGGTGTGGTTGCAGGGTCTGTTTGGGAGAGTAGAATGAAGCTCGACGAGGTTCGAGGTGGGATTAAGGTCTTTATTGCTGGCGATGAAGGTTCTGAAAATCAagccaataataataataataataataataatgggagTAGTACTAATAGTCCATCGTCTGGGAACAAGTTGAGGAAAGGTGTCGGCAATGGCGGTGGTGGTTCGAAGAGGAAGATGTGGAAACCGGAGATTTTTGAAGGTTTCGAGAGGAGCCCAATTCAGAATGGGAAAGGGAAAAGTGATGAGCATCAACAACAGGTTAAGGAGGTGAGTGGTGTTTCTTCTTCTATTGCTTCTGGCTCTGGGGATGGAACTATCAAGAGAAGTCCGATTCaggggaggaggctcagatctgAGGGGAATGGTGGTAATAAGGAATTGGTGAAGAGCCCAATTGGGATGAGGAAGACGAGGTCGGAATCGttgaaggaagcgagggaatccGCCGAGGGAATTGAGAAGAATTCGGCGACGGCCGCGGCTCCGTTGAGGAAGGCCAAATCGGTTTCGGTTTCGGTTCCGGCTCGGCCCAGTGGTGGTAGTGATGAGTCTTTGAAGGGAATTGGATTGGTGAAGGTGAAGGCTGGGACAAATGAGGTATTGGGTGAATCAATGGATGGGTCTGTTGAGGAAATTGAGAAAAACCCGATTGAGAGTGGGAAATCTGGATCTGATGAAGGCTGTAAGGAGTTTGGTGTGTGCGAAGAAAAAGTCATTTCTAGCAATGTGGAAGTACTGGAATCTGCTCCAAAATGTCATGATgatcaggaagaggaggaggaggaagaggaaggtGAGGAGGAGCATTATGGAGATGAAGGTGTTGAAGGAGAAGAGGTTGATGAGGAAATTGAGGTTGAGAAGAGTCTTGATATTAAGGAAATTAACAAGGCAGAGCCAGAACAAGAATCAAAATCAAAGCCAGAACCAGAACCAGAATCAAAATCAAAGCCAGAACCAGAACCAGAACCAAAGCCAGAACCAGAACCAGAACCAAAGCCAAAACCAAACAGGATTATCTATGGAGAAAAGGTTGTGAATGAAGTAAAGAAGGTCAATTTTGAGAGAAGAGACGTTAAGAAGTTTCAGCAAGCTTATCAAAAGCAACCAGAGCCCATGTTATTAAATGTGAAaaaacaacaacctcctgtaATAAAAAGGGCCACTGTTCATTCAAGTTTTGCGTCCGCTAAATCTTCTCCAG CTGCAGCTTCGTATGATTACCATAATTATCCAGAAAGCCATAGCAACTTACAGAGTTTTG TGGATTTGATAATGTGGAAAGAGATACCAAGATCAGTTTTCATCTTTGGAATTGGAACATTCACTATAATCTCATCTGCCTATACTAAGGATCTCAACATCAG CTTTATTTCTGTCATTTCATATCTGGGCCTTGTTTATCTTGCTGCCACTTTCCTCTTTAGAGCCATTGTCTGCAG GGGAGTTATAGACACAGATTATACAAGATATGTACTGGGTGAAGAAGAAGCAATTTGGTTGCTAAAACTGGTACTGCCTTACTTGAATGAGTGCTTGCTAAAGCTCAAGGCTTTGTTTTCTGGTGATCCTTCTACAACAATGAAG TTGGCAGTGTTTCTGTTTGTTTTGGCCAGGTGTGGCAGCTCCATAACCATTTGGACAATGGCGAAATTGG TTTTGCTGTTCACTTTCCTCATTTTGCTTAACTCACACACCCATAATTCAACTACAGTACCCCAGAAGTTACTGTTCCTCAACAAGTGA